A genomic window from Pungitius pungitius chromosome 12, fPunPun2.1, whole genome shotgun sequence includes:
- the LOC119221129 gene encoding vascular cell adhesion protein 1-like encodes MLGLKMLGFLMLMFSMCDAAELKNQTEDVYGNEGDHVTLTCEAEGHPAPAFSWSLDGRNLMETESNLNVTIAANAMYICTATNYLGNTTKHINVYGINTNVMGAPSAITTPDPSRQRCTDADNQCHEELILNPPEVLEEYGNTVFVNCSSADNGVGMYWKVGETESPPENETSAVRELTLSDWYVTAECIKRLTETSVCRKELKITVYQNPEEVILFPTKHAAALEGTQYELQCDVVKVAPVQHLTVRWYTGSETHIKTDNFTQSKATKGLANESSTLAVILSRADNGAQFRCEAQLDFGELESPPPVISSVHTVSVHYAAELKNQIEDVYGNEGDHVTLTCEAEGHPAPAFSWSLNGRNLMETESNLNVTIATNAMYICTATNYLGNTTKHINVYGINTNVMGAPSAITIPDPSRQRSTDADNQCHEELILNPPEVLEEYGNTVFVNCSSADNGVGMYWKVGETESPPENETSAVRELTLSDWYVTAECIKRLTETSVCRKELKITVYQNPEEVILFPTKHAAALEGTQYELQCDVVKVAPVQHLTVRWYTGSETHIKTDNFTQSKATKGLANESSTLAVILSRADNGAQFRCEAQLDFGELESPPPVISSVHTVSVHYAAELKNQTEDVYGNEGDHVTLTCEAEGDPAPAFSWSLDGRNLMETESNLNVTIATNAMYICTATNYLGNTTKHINVYVMNTNVMGAPSAITTPDPSRQRTTGCPLVLTPAEIVVRFGDPASVDCSTSAKGFHSMGWEAPSGATTSNTNVTTWRVEKMKDWATKPLCYINSVDGQCYVMLRITLYKTPDSVSVSALDQGPMVEGTEYRLKCDITDVAPVQKLKVTWYRGNEAVHTESFNDTTEIQVNVSSTLRVTPKRDHDGELFRCEAELHLGPNGPERVPTKTSSPLKAVVHYAPVFTGSYSEEVNVFQGDNVTFGCSAEGHPPPEIQWSYSPGVHVTVTTRGSQKTITVTRATSTDAGVYICDATNNVRVVRRNVTLVVKDRPDSPIAKGLWWLLIPLVFVIIFVVIVLADRWKKHGQYTFVPDKPNKDDSGIPMTPQSKEATV; translated from the exons ATGCTAGGGCTGAAGATGTTGGGCTTCCTCATGCTTATGTTTTCTATGTGTG ATGCCGCTGAGCTTAAAAACCAAACTGAGGATGTCTATGGGAATGAGGGTGATCACGTCACCTTGACGTGTGAAGCTGAAGGGCACCCTGCTCCTGCCTTTAGCTGGTCACTCGATGGGAGGAATTTAATGGAGACCGAGAGTAACCTCAACGTCACTATAGCAGCCAATGCAATGTACATCTGCACAGCTACCAACTATCTGGGAAACACAACTAAGCACATCAACGTCTATGGGATCAACACAAACGTGATGGGAGCCCCTTCAGCCATAACCACCCCTGACCCATCAAGACAAAGATGTACCG ATGCAGACAATCAATGCCATGAGGAGCTCATCCTGAATCCGCCTGAGGTTCTTGAAGAATATGGAAACACAGTGTTTGTCAATTGTTCCAGTGCAGACAATGGTGTTGGGATGTATTGGAAGGTTGGAGAAACAGAATCACCACCAGAAAATGAAACTAGTGCAGTGAGGGAATTAACTCTCTCAGACTGGTATGTAACTGCAGAGTGCATAAAACGTCTGACTGAAACTTCTGTCTGCCGCAAAGAGCTTAAAATCACAGTATACC AGAATCCAGAGGAAGTCATTTTGTTTCCGACGAAGCATGCAGCTGCGTTGGAAGGCACACAGTACGAGCTGCAGTGTGATGTTGTCAAAGTTGCTCCTGTGCAACACCTGACTGTGAGGTGGTACACAGGCAGTGAGACACACATCAAGACTGACAACTTCACACAATCAAAAGCAACCAAAGGACTGGCAAATGAGTCCTCCACTCTGGCAGTCATCCTCAGCAGAGCAGATAACGGAGCTCAGTTTCGATGCGAGGCTCAGCTGGATTTTGGGGAACTTGAATCACCGCCTCCGGTTATTTCAAGCGTACACACGGTTTCTGTGCACT ATGCCGCTGAGCTTAAAAACCAAATTGAGGATGTCTATGGGAATGAGGGTGATCACGTCACCTTGACGTGTGAAGCTGAAGGGCACCCTGCTCCTGCCTTTAGCTGGTCACTCAATGGGAGGAATTTAATGGAGACCGAGAGTAACCTCAACGTCACTATAGCAACCAATGCAATGTACATTTGCACAGCTACCAACTATCTGGGAAACACAACTAAGCACATCAACGTCTATGGGATCAACACAAACGTGATGGGAGCCCCTTCAGCCATAACCATCCCTGACCCATCAAGACAAAGAAGTACCG ATGCAGACAATCAATGCCATGAGGAGCTCATCCTGAATCCGCCTGAGGTTCTTGAAGAATATGGAAACACAGTGTTTGTCAATTGTTCCAGTGCAGACAATGGTGTTGGGATGTACTGGAAGGTTGGAGAAACAGAATCACCACCAGAAAATGAAACTAGTGCAGTGAGGGAATTAACTCTCTCAGACTGGTATGTAACTGCAGAGTGCATAAAACGTCTGACTGAAACTTCTGTCTGCCGCAAAGAGCTTAAAATCACAGTATACC AGAATCCAGAGGAAGTCATTTTGTTTCCGACGAAGCATGCAGCTGCGTTGGAAGGCACACAGTACGAGCTGCAGTGTGATGTTGTCAAAGTTGCTCCTGTGCAACACCTGACTGTGAGGTGGTACACAGGCAGTGAGACACACATCAAGACTGACAACTTCACACAATCAAAAGCAACCAAAGGACTGGCAAATGAGTCCTCCACTCTGGCAGTCATCCTCAGCAGAGCAGATAACGGAGCTCAGTTTCGATGCGAGGCTCAGCTGGATTTTGGGGAACTTGAATCACCGCCTCCGGTTATTTCAAGCGTACACACGGTTTCTGTGCACT ATGCCGCTGAGCTTAAAAACCAAACTGAGGATGTCTATGGGAATGAGGGTGATCACGTCACCTTGACGTGTGAAGCTGAGGGGGACCCTGCTCCTGCCTTTAGCTGGTCACTCGATGGGAGGAATTTAATGGAGACCGAGAGTAACCTCAACGTCACTATAGCAACCAATGCAATGTACATCTGCACAGCTACAAACTATCTGGGAAACACAACTAAGCACATCAACGTCTATGTGATGAACACAAACGTGATGGGAGCCCCTTCAGCCATAACCACCCCTGACCCATCAAGACAAAGAACTACCG GTTGCCCCTTAGTATTGACGCCTGCTGAAATCGTGGTGAGATTTGGAGATCCAGCCTCGGTCGACTGCAGCACATCGGCCAAAGGTTTTCACAGTATGGGCTGGGAGGCTCCTTCTGGGGCCACAACGTCTAACACAAACGTAACCACCTGGAGAGTCGAAAAAATGAAGGACTGGGCCACAAAACCTTTGTGCTACATTAATAGTGTAGATGGCCAGTGTTATGTGATGCTACGAATCACTCTTTATA AGACTCCAGACAGCGTGTCAGTGTCTGCGTTGGATCAAGGGCCGATGGTGGAGGGCACAGAGTACCGGCTGAAATGTGACATCACCGATGTGGCTCCTGTGCAGAAGCTCAAAGTGACGTGGTACCGCGGCAATGAAGCTGTGCACACAGAGTCGTTTAATGACACCACAGAGATCCAGGTCAATGTGTCCTCTACCTTGAGAGTCACACCTAAGAGAGATCATGATGGAGAACTCTTCAGATGTGAGGCTGAGCTGCACCTGGGACCAAACGGACCAGAGCGTGTACCCACTAAAACCTCATCCCCGCTTAAGGCCGTTGTGCACT ATGCCCCGGTCTTCACTGGAAGTTACAGCGAGGAGGTGAACGTGTTCCAGGGTGACAACGTGACTTTTGGCTGCAGTGCTGAAGGCCACCCTCCCCCTGAGATCCAGTGGAGCTACAGTCCTGGAGTGCACGTGACCGTGACCACAAGGGGGAGCCAAAAGACTATCACTGTCACAAGAGCCACGTCTACCGATGCTGGTGTTTACATCTGTGATGCTACCAATAACGTTAGGGTTGTGAGGAGAAACGTCACACTGGTAGTGAAAG ATAGGCCTGATAGCCCCATCGCCAAAGGCCTTTGGTGGTTGCTGATTCCATTGGTGttcgtcatcatcttcgtcgTCATCGTCCTTGCCGACCGTTGGAAAAAACATGGACAATATACTTTCGTCCCAGACAAACCCAATAAGGATGATTCAGGCATCCCGATGACTCCTCAGTCTAAAGAGGCCACAGTTTAG